The DNA region CGAAAATTCCACCGCCTACAATAATATTAATACTCATTAAAACAGCGGTCCAAAATGGTATCTTTGCTTGTTCAATCATCGGATTTCCTTAGGTGCCATCTAGGCCCAAGTCAATGAGGGGTGGGCTGCTTCAAGGAATGCGCTATCTAGTCTTGCTTGTTATTAGCTTCCATATGCTCACCCGTAGAAATTGGCTCAAGAGGGCAAGTTTGCTCACCGCTGGCGGTGTACTTTCCCCTGGTTTGCTTCAAGCAGCGCAGTTTGTTTCGCTCAGACTCAGTGGGTTTTTCCCGATGGGCGTGGCTTCTGCGGATGTTCATCATGACAGCGTCATTTTATGGACCTGCTATCGGGGCATTTATCGTTTGCGGGTTTGTGTTTGGGCGAGCGATGTAGAGCCTATTTGGCAAGACGCAGAGCCCACCCCATGGGGTTATACACACCTCGAAGTTTCAGGTTTATCGCCCTTTAAGCGATATCGTTACGCTTTCTATGAGACTCTAAACGGCGTTTCACTATCTCGAAGTATTATCGGAAGTTTTAAAACCGCGCCTGCGCCCGGCGATTTGGTTTCGCTTAAATTTGGCGCTATTAGTTGTATCAAAAATACTGGTGGATCTACAGTTTTAGAGCACGCAGGCGCGAGAGACGATTTAGACTTTTTCCTATGTAATGGCGATAGCTCTTACAACGATAGCGTGCAAAGCCTATATGGTTACCAGCAAGCATGGCTGAAAACCTTGAGCTCAAGAGGCTGCCAGATGCTGAGACGTTCCACCAGCTTGATTGGCACCATCGATGATCACGAAATAGAAGATAATTTCGACCCAGAAACGATTAATCCTCTGAAGCTTCAGGCTGCTAA from Myxococcota bacterium includes:
- a CDS encoding alkaline phosphatase D family protein — protein: MRYLVLLVISFHMLTRRNWLKRASLLTAGGVLSPGLLQAAQFVSLRLSGFFPMGVASADVHHDSVILWTCYRGIYRLRVCVWASDVEPIWQDAEPTPWGYTHLEVSGLSPFKRYRYAFYETLNGVSLSRSIIGSFKTAPAPGDLVSLKFGAISCIKNTGGSTVLEHAGARDDLDFFLCNGDSSYNDSVQSLYGYQQAWLKTLSSRGCQMLRRSTSLIGTIDDHEIEDNFDPETINPLKLQAAKKAFFEHMPLRRNETKPDQIWRKFSFGATADIFVLDCRTERRPSFGRYMSRAQMDWLKQGLFESGAMFKIIMNSVPISEFPFPMASDRWEGYPVQRQEILGFIDEFRIPGILWVSGDFHFTSKGRVSKKGFGANQIEVLAGPGAQLPNVAGYALKTSSQFDWVHVKNSYLVIDCDVKTQSIKIEPIFGD